The Streptomyces sp. Je 1-332 genome has a window encoding:
- a CDS encoding MarR family transcriptional regulator, with product MHANGTGRNLPQLLGDARRWFEDALLATLEEAGEIHVSPTQAGLFAVLDEEGTTASELARRMGVTRQTAHQAVHGLVSAGLLEQVPDPSSGRQRLIRRTAEGERTHRRAELVLRRAEQELADRIGEGTVSALRTALELPWGGPPVLGPPEG from the coding sequence ATGCACGCCAACGGCACCGGCCGCAACCTCCCCCAGCTCCTCGGCGACGCCCGGCGCTGGTTCGAGGACGCGCTCCTCGCGACGCTGGAGGAGGCGGGGGAGATCCATGTCTCGCCCACCCAGGCGGGCCTCTTCGCCGTACTCGACGAGGAGGGCACGACGGCCTCCGAGCTGGCCCGCCGCATGGGCGTCACCCGCCAGACCGCGCACCAGGCGGTGCACGGCCTGGTCTCGGCGGGTCTCCTGGAGCAGGTCCCCGACCCCTCGTCGGGGCGGCAGCGCCTCATCCGGCGAACGGCGGAGGGCGAGCGCACGCACCGCAGGGCCGAACTGGTCCTGCGCCGCGCGGAGCAGGAGCTGGCCGACCGAATCGGCGAGGGGACGGTGAGCGCGCTGCGGACGGCGCTGGAACTCCCGTGGGGCGGCCCGCCGGTACTGGGCCCGCCCGAGGGTTAA
- a CDS encoding alpha/beta hydrolase: MSDALRGLIAAPHPDVAPLPAPGPRVLRGVPYGEVDGGRPLELDLWLPEVAGSGPAPLVLFVHGGAWRRGRRDDMGLRTRDWSPGPFARIAAAGFAVACADYRLSGEARFPAPLDDLRTALRWLGLRGPELGVDTARTVVWGESAGGHLASLLALDPEVSATGAVIWYAPSDLTVPRGPFDPHSATTPEALLLGAAPAAVPELAREASPVTRVHPTAPPFLLIHGERDTMVPATHSETLAARLREAGAPVELRVVPGADHGWYGAPDAEVEDVFAHSLRFARGLVG; encoded by the coding sequence GTGAGCGACGCTCTGCGGGGGCTGATCGCCGCGCCCCACCCGGATGTGGCGCCGCTGCCGGCACCGGGGCCGCGGGTCCTGCGCGGCGTCCCGTACGGCGAGGTCGACGGCGGTCGTCCGCTGGAACTCGACCTCTGGCTACCGGAGGTCGCCGGGAGCGGGCCCGCGCCTCTCGTGCTCTTCGTGCACGGCGGCGCGTGGCGGCGAGGGCGCCGTGACGACATGGGACTGCGCACCCGGGACTGGAGTCCGGGGCCGTTCGCGCGCATCGCCGCCGCGGGCTTCGCGGTGGCCTGCGCCGACTACCGGCTCAGCGGAGAGGCCCGCTTCCCCGCCCCGCTCGACGACCTGCGGACCGCGTTGCGCTGGCTGGGCCTGCGCGGACCGGAGCTCGGCGTCGACACCGCGCGGACCGTGGTGTGGGGCGAGTCCGCGGGCGGGCACCTGGCCTCGCTCCTGGCACTCGACCCCGAGGTCTCGGCCACCGGCGCGGTGATCTGGTACGCCCCGAGCGACCTCACCGTCCCCCGCGGCCCGTTCGACCCGCACAGCGCCACGACCCCGGAGGCTTTGCTGCTCGGCGCCGCCCCCGCGGCCGTACCGGAACTGGCCCGCGAGGCAAGCCCCGTGACCCGGGTCCACCCCACCGCCCCGCCCTTCCTCCTGATCCACGGCGAGCGGGACACGATGGTCCCGGCGACACACAGCGAGACACTCGCCGCCCGGCTGCGGGAGGCGGGTGCTCCGGTGGAGCTGCGTGTGGTGCCTGGCGCCGACCACGGCTGGTACGGCGCGCCCGACGCCGAGGTGGAGGACGTGTTCGCCCACTCGCTGCGGTTCGCGCGGGGCCTCGTGGGCTGA
- a CDS encoding 2-phosphosulfolactate phosphatase yields MDAHFLGIADLVETPAVAVVVDVMRAFTVAPWAFAQGAEKIVLAESLDEALALKARHPDWAALKDGPPAPGFEMVNSPGMLRSVDLGGRTVVQKTTAGTVGALAVKEASLVLCASFVVAEATARLLRTRRGDGVTFVVTGEGGQADEDLACAQYIARRTTEAGTDAAEFLRRAAESRAAAELTEGVRQGVHPDDVALCLELDRFPFAMVATLEDSLMVLRPCAVPPLTDEASI; encoded by the coding sequence ATGGACGCTCACTTCCTTGGTATCGCCGATCTGGTCGAAACTCCGGCCGTGGCGGTCGTGGTCGACGTCATGCGTGCTTTCACCGTGGCTCCCTGGGCCTTTGCCCAGGGGGCGGAGAAGATCGTTCTTGCCGAGTCGCTGGACGAGGCCCTGGCACTCAAGGCTCGCCACCCGGATTGGGCGGCACTCAAAGACGGTCCGCCCGCGCCCGGGTTCGAGATGGTCAACTCTCCAGGCATGTTGAGGTCTGTTGACCTCGGCGGACGGACCGTTGTGCAGAAGACCACGGCAGGGACGGTCGGCGCCCTTGCGGTCAAAGAGGCGTCGCTGGTGCTGTGCGCCAGCTTCGTGGTGGCGGAGGCGACGGCTCGGCTCTTGCGGACACGCAGGGGTGACGGTGTCACGTTCGTGGTCACTGGCGAAGGCGGGCAGGCCGATGAGGATCTGGCGTGTGCTCAATACATCGCTCGGAGGACCACCGAGGCCGGGACGGATGCCGCTGAGTTCCTCCGTCGCGCTGCCGAGTCCCGCGCCGCCGCCGAGCTGACGGAAGGTGTGCGTCAAGGAGTCCATCCTGATGACGTCGCACTCTGTCTTGAGCTCGACCGGTTCCCCTTTGCCATGGTGGCGACCTTGGAGGACTCACTCATGGTTCTCCGCCCGTGCGCCGTACCTCCGCTGACCGACGAGGCGTCGATCTGA
- a CDS encoding CGNR zinc finger domain-containing protein, with the protein MNDRAPAPGGLALIQALVNTLDLESGADALQTPEGRAPFGLAPGAEVAAARELREALRVACLAHAGHGPHAPAPPLGQLLATAPLLVTVSEEDGSAGLVPAEPSSLTSRVAAAIAEAVAAGTWARLKACEAGDCHWAYYDRSPAGRSRWCDMGVCGARAKMRAYRARKSPRGDRS; encoded by the coding sequence ATGAATGACAGAGCACCCGCTCCCGGGGGCCTCGCACTGATTCAGGCGCTGGTGAACACCTTGGACCTGGAGTCGGGCGCGGACGCGCTCCAGACGCCTGAAGGGCGCGCGCCGTTCGGGCTCGCGCCCGGTGCGGAGGTGGCGGCGGCGCGGGAGCTGCGGGAGGCGCTGCGGGTGGCGTGTCTCGCCCATGCCGGGCACGGGCCGCACGCGCCTGCGCCCCCTCTGGGTCAACTCCTCGCCACGGCGCCGCTGTTGGTGACGGTCTCGGAGGAGGACGGCTCGGCGGGGCTGGTCCCCGCGGAGCCGTCCTCGCTCACCTCACGGGTGGCGGCGGCCATCGCTGAGGCGGTGGCCGCGGGCACGTGGGCTCGCCTCAAGGCGTGCGAGGCCGGGGACTGCCACTGGGCGTACTACGACCGCAGCCCGGCCGGGCGGAGCCGGTGGTGTGACATGGGGGTGTGCGGGGCGCGCGCCAAGATGCGGGCGTACCGGGCGCGGAAGTCCCCGCGGGGCGACCGGAGCTAG
- a CDS encoding VOC family protein produces the protein MAPTAPTAPAAPAAPTAPVGRLRNVVLDCLDPYQLAHFYQQLIGGEIEADAEGGDDWVTLQAPGGLRLCFQEAPGHRPPDWPHAETGSQQIHLDIDVGPSVEDVERAQERVLALGAKPLDVDDDNGERDFRVYADPAGHPFCLCWIAAD, from the coding sequence ATGGCACCCACGGCACCCACGGCACCCGCGGCACCCGCGGCACCCACGGCACCCGTCGGACGCCTGCGTAATGTCGTGCTCGACTGCCTGGATCCCTATCAACTGGCTCACTTTTACCAGCAGTTGATCGGTGGTGAGATCGAGGCCGATGCCGAGGGTGGCGACGACTGGGTCACCCTCCAGGCCCCCGGCGGCCTGCGCCTCTGCTTCCAGGAGGCCCCCGGCCACCGCCCGCCCGACTGGCCGCACGCGGAAACCGGCTCCCAGCAGATCCACCTCGACATCGACGTGGGCCCGAGCGTCGAGGACGTCGAACGCGCCCAGGAGCGCGTACTCGCCCTGGGCGCCAAGCCGCTCGACGTGGACGACGACAACGGCGAGCGCGACTTCCGCGTCTACGCCGATCCAGCAGGGCATCCCTTCTGCCTCTGCTGGATCGCCGCGGACTGA
- a CDS encoding quercetin 2,3-dioxygenase, with translation MTIEYATRYRRSSRIPAEPGKPYVIEKGEGDRAHLFGDLITIYAGGEQTENGFNFFTVEGPKGNVIPAHLHPDTYEVFYVTQGAVRLFVEDLEGEQLEKLLTPGDFGFVPKNCPHAYRMERHHSQVVGVAAGPGGTFERFFETLGAPAEELGLPREPVIPTPDKFATVPERYDVRFLPEHQWRTR, from the coding sequence ATGACCATCGAGTACGCCACCCGTTACCGGCGCTCCTCACGCATCCCCGCCGAACCGGGCAAGCCCTACGTCATCGAGAAGGGCGAGGGCGACCGGGCCCATCTCTTCGGCGACCTGATCACGATCTACGCGGGCGGCGAGCAGACCGAGAACGGCTTCAACTTCTTCACCGTCGAGGGCCCCAAGGGCAACGTCATCCCCGCCCACCTGCACCCCGACACGTACGAGGTCTTCTACGTCACCCAGGGCGCCGTCCGCCTCTTCGTCGAGGACCTGGAGGGCGAGCAACTGGAGAAGCTCCTCACCCCCGGCGACTTCGGCTTCGTGCCCAAGAACTGTCCGCACGCCTACCGCATGGAGCGCCACCACAGCCAGGTCGTCGGCGTCGCCGCGGGGCCCGGTGGCACCTTCGAGCGGTTCTTCGAGACCCTGGGGGCGCCCGCCGAGGAGCTCGGCCTGCCGCGCGAGCCCGTGATCCCCACGCCGGACAAGTTCGCCACCGTGCCCGAGCGCTACGACGTCCGCTTCCTGCCCGAGCACCAGTGGCGCACCCGGTGA
- a CDS encoding VOC family protein, producing MPLAKLGVVVLDCPDPLALATFYAAVIGGTPKEDGEDWVTLEGHGGTTLAFQAAPGHVPPQWPEAARSQQFHLDLDVERAQLDAVEKAVLALGATALDTQDRERSFRVYADPAGHPFCLCAC from the coding sequence ATGCCCCTCGCCAAACTCGGCGTCGTCGTACTCGACTGTCCCGACCCCCTCGCACTCGCCACCTTCTACGCGGCCGTCATCGGCGGCACTCCCAAGGAGGACGGCGAAGACTGGGTCACCCTCGAAGGCCACGGCGGCACCACGCTCGCGTTCCAGGCCGCCCCCGGCCACGTACCGCCGCAGTGGCCCGAGGCCGCCCGCTCGCAGCAGTTCCACCTGGACCTCGACGTGGAGCGGGCGCAGCTGGACGCCGTCGAGAAGGCGGTGCTCGCGCTCGGCGCCACAGCGCTCGACACTCAGGACCGCGAGCGGAGCTTCCGCGTGTACGCCGACCCGGCAGGGCACCCGTTCTGTCTCTGCGCCTGCTGA
- the purE gene encoding 5-(carboxyamino)imidazole ribonucleotide mutase codes for MTAPVGPAGPVGPVVGIVMGSDSDWPVMEAAAKALDEFEIPYEVDVVSAHRMPREMVAYGEEAADRGLKAIIAGAGGAAHLPGMLASVTPLPVIGVPVPLKYLDGMDSLLSIVQMPAGVPVATVSVGGARNAGLLAARILAAHDPELLGRMREFQQELNEQATEKGKRLRTKVEGAGSGFGFGSGK; via the coding sequence ATGACCGCACCTGTAGGACCCGCAGGACCCGTAGGACCTGTCGTCGGCATCGTCATGGGCTCGGACTCCGACTGGCCGGTCATGGAGGCCGCGGCCAAGGCGCTCGACGAGTTCGAGATTCCCTACGAGGTCGACGTCGTCTCCGCGCACCGCATGCCGCGCGAGATGGTCGCGTACGGCGAGGAAGCGGCGGACCGCGGCCTCAAGGCGATCATCGCGGGGGCCGGAGGCGCCGCGCACCTGCCGGGCATGCTGGCCTCGGTGACGCCGCTGCCGGTCATCGGCGTGCCCGTACCGCTCAAGTACCTCGACGGCATGGACTCCCTCCTGTCCATCGTGCAGATGCCCGCGGGCGTTCCGGTGGCGACGGTCTCGGTGGGCGGCGCGCGCAACGCGGGCCTCCTCGCGGCGCGCATCCTGGCCGCGCACGACCCCGAACTCCTCGGCCGTATGCGGGAGTTCCAGCAGGAGCTGAACGAACAGGCCACGGAGAAGGGCAAGCGGCTGCGTACGAAGGTCGAGGGCGCCGGTTCCGGCTTCGGCTTCGGCTCGGGGAAGTGA
- a CDS encoding GtrA family protein produces the protein MKERGALRVRLDQLAREVAKFGAVGALGTLVNFSVSNLLWHTTDLQAVRANVIATVVAIAFNYVGFRYFTYKDRDKSSRTKELTLFLVFSAVGLVIENGVLYAAIYGFDWDSPLQRNIFKFVGIGIATCFRFWSYRTWVFKALPARETVARAESFLEGGSTAATGSTASTGSTASTAVAADRKRPAGRGTR, from the coding sequence ATGAAGGAACGTGGCGCACTACGGGTGCGACTGGATCAGCTCGCGCGCGAAGTGGCCAAGTTCGGTGCGGTGGGTGCCCTGGGCACGCTGGTGAATTTCAGCGTCTCCAACCTTCTGTGGCACACCACGGACCTTCAGGCCGTGCGCGCGAACGTGATCGCCACCGTCGTCGCCATCGCCTTCAACTACGTGGGTTTCCGTTACTTCACGTACAAGGACCGTGACAAGAGCTCCCGCACCAAGGAGCTCACGCTGTTCCTGGTCTTCAGCGCGGTCGGCCTGGTGATCGAGAACGGCGTCCTGTACGCGGCCATCTACGGCTTCGACTGGGACAGCCCGCTGCAGCGCAACATCTTCAAGTTCGTGGGCATCGGCATCGCCACCTGCTTCCGCTTCTGGTCCTACCGCACCTGGGTCTTCAAGGCGCTGCCCGCGCGGGAGACCGTCGCCCGTGCGGAATCGTTCCTGGAGGGCGGCTCCACGGCGGCCACGGGGTCCACGGCGTCCACGGGGTCCACGGCGTCCACGGCCGTGGCGGCCGACCGGAAGCGGCCGGCCGGGCGGGGCACGCGCTAG
- a CDS encoding 5-(carboxyamino)imidazole ribonucleotide synthase, with protein sequence MVGGGQLARMTHEAGIPLGLKFKLLSDTPQDSAAQVVGDVVIGDYRDLDTLREFARGCDVITFDHEHVPTEHLRALEADGIPVRPGPDALVHAQDKGVMREKLTEIGVPCPRHRIVRDPADVAAFAAEGDGFPVILKTVRGGYDGKGVWFVRSVEDAEDPFRAGVPVMAEEKVDFARELAANVVRSPHGQAVAYPVVESQQVDGVCDTVIAPAPDLSEDLAGQAQELALRVAKELGVVGHLAVELFETRDGRILVNELAMRPHNSGHWTQDGAITSQFANHVRAVLDLPLGDPRPRAKWTVMANVLGGDYPDMYQAYLHCMARDPQLKIHMYGKDVKPGRKVGHVNTYGDDLDDVLERASHAAGYLRGTITE encoded by the coding sequence ATGGTCGGCGGCGGTCAGCTCGCCCGCATGACCCACGAGGCGGGTATCCCCCTCGGCCTGAAATTCAAGCTCCTCAGTGACACCCCTCAGGACTCCGCGGCGCAGGTCGTCGGCGATGTCGTCATCGGCGACTATCGCGACCTCGACACGCTGCGCGAGTTCGCGAGGGGCTGCGACGTGATCACTTTCGATCACGAACACGTACCCACCGAGCATCTACGGGCCCTGGAGGCGGACGGCATCCCCGTGCGCCCGGGGCCCGACGCGCTGGTGCACGCCCAGGACAAGGGCGTGATGCGCGAGAAGCTCACGGAGATCGGCGTGCCGTGCCCACGCCACCGGATCGTGAGGGACCCGGCCGACGTGGCCGCCTTCGCGGCCGAGGGCGACGGCTTCCCCGTGATCCTCAAGACGGTGCGTGGCGGCTATGACGGAAAGGGGGTGTGGTTCGTCCGTTCCGTCGAGGACGCCGAAGATCCCTTCCGGGCCGGTGTCCCGGTCATGGCCGAGGAGAAGGTGGACTTCGCGCGGGAACTCGCGGCGAACGTCGTGCGCTCGCCGCACGGCCAGGCCGTGGCCTACCCCGTCGTCGAGTCGCAGCAGGTCGACGGCGTCTGCGACACGGTCATCGCGCCGGCCCCCGATCTCTCGGAGGACCTCGCGGGCCAGGCCCAGGAACTGGCCCTGCGCGTCGCCAAGGAGCTCGGGGTGGTCGGCCATCTGGCGGTCGAGCTCTTCGAGACGCGCGACGGCCGCATCCTGGTGAACGAACTGGCGATGCGCCCGCACAACTCCGGCCACTGGACGCAGGACGGGGCGATCACGTCCCAGTTCGCGAACCACGTGCGCGCGGTGCTCGACCTGCCCCTCGGCGACCCGCGCCCGCGGGCGAAGTGGACGGTCATGGCCAATGTCCTGGGCGGCGACTACCCGGACATGTACCAGGCGTACCTGCACTGCATGGCACGCGACCCGCAGTTGAAGATCCACATGTACGGCAAGGACGTGAAGCCCGGCCGCAAGGTCGGTCACGTCAACACCTACGGCGACGACCTGGACGACGTGCTGGAGCGCGCCAGTCACGCGGCCGGCTACCTCAGAGGGACGATCACGGAATGA
- a CDS encoding UDP-glucose/GDP-mannose dehydrogenase family protein, with product MALKITVIGTGYLGATHAAAMAELGFEVLGLDVVPEKIEMLQRGEVPMYEPGLEDLLRKHVAGIEGSSGRLRFTMDFAEVAAFGDVHFVCVNTPQKHGEYACDMSYVDSAFAQLAPHLTRPALVVGKSTVPVGSAERLARELAAAAPVGAEAELAWNPEFLREGFAVKDTLHPDRIVVGVRSAHAEKLLREVYEGPVGEGSPFVVTDFPTSELVKTAANSFLATKISFINAMAEVCEAAGGDVVKLAEALGYDDRIGKKFLRAGIGFGGGCLPKDIRAFMARAGELGADQALTFLREIDSINMRRRGQMVEMAREALGGGSFLGKRVAVLGATFKPDSDDVRDSPALNVAGQIHLQGGQVTVYDPKGMDNAGRLFPTLAYAESAVEAVRGADAVLHLTEWREFRELDPVALGEVAAERLILDGRNALDPAVWRGAGWTYRAMGRPAA from the coding sequence ATGGCCCTCAAGATCACCGTGATCGGCACCGGCTACCTCGGTGCGACACACGCCGCGGCCATGGCCGAGCTCGGTTTCGAGGTGCTCGGCCTCGACGTCGTGCCCGAGAAGATCGAGATGCTGCAGCGGGGCGAGGTCCCGATGTACGAGCCCGGCCTGGAGGACCTGCTGCGCAAGCACGTCGCCGGGATCGAGGGCTCCAGTGGGCGGCTGCGCTTCACCATGGACTTCGCCGAGGTCGCGGCCTTCGGTGACGTCCACTTCGTCTGCGTGAACACCCCGCAGAAGCATGGCGAGTACGCCTGCGACATGAGCTACGTCGACAGCGCCTTCGCGCAGCTCGCCCCGCACCTGACGCGGCCCGCGCTGGTCGTGGGCAAGTCCACCGTGCCGGTCGGCTCGGCGGAGCGCCTCGCGCGCGAGCTGGCCGCCGCGGCGCCGGTGGGCGCGGAGGCCGAGCTTGCCTGGAACCCGGAGTTCCTGCGGGAGGGCTTCGCGGTGAAGGACACCCTGCACCCCGACCGCATCGTCGTCGGCGTACGCAGCGCGCACGCCGAGAAGCTCCTGCGCGAGGTGTACGAGGGCCCGGTGGGCGAGGGGTCACCCTTCGTCGTGACGGACTTCCCGACCTCGGAGCTGGTGAAGACCGCGGCCAACTCCTTCCTCGCCACGAAGATCTCGTTCATCAACGCGATGGCCGAGGTGTGCGAGGCCGCGGGCGGAGACGTCGTGAAGCTGGCGGAGGCGCTCGGGTACGACGACCGGATCGGCAAGAAGTTCCTGCGGGCCGGGATCGGCTTCGGGGGTGGCTGCCTGCCCAAGGACATCCGGGCGTTCATGGCGCGGGCGGGGGAGCTGGGCGCGGACCAGGCGCTGACCTTCCTGCGTGAGATCGACTCCATCAACATGCGGCGGCGCGGGCAGATGGTGGAGATGGCGCGCGAGGCACTGGGCGGCGGGTCCTTCCTGGGCAAGCGGGTCGCGGTCCTCGGCGCCACGTTCAAGCCGGACTCGGACGACGTCCGCGACTCGCCCGCGCTGAACGTCGCCGGGCAGATCCACCTCCAGGGCGGCCAGGTCACGGTGTACGACCCCAAGGGGATGGACAACGCGGGCAGGCTCTTCCCGACGCTGGCGTACGCGGAGTCGGCGGTGGAGGCGGTGCGGGGCGCGGACGCCGTGCTGCATCTGACGGAGTGGCGGGAGTTCCGGGAGCTGGACCCGGTGGCGCTGGGCGAGGTGGCCGCGGAGCGGCTGATCCTGGACGGCCGCAACGCGCTGGACCCCGCGGTGTGGCGGGGGGCGGGCTGGACTTACCGGGCGATGGGTCGGCCGGCGGCGTAA
- a CDS encoding dipeptidase gives MTSQDSASLADARAFLAEFPVVDGHNDLPWALREKAGYDIDRLDIAADQTGHLHTDIARLRAGGVGAQFWSVYVRTDLTGDAAVSATLEQVDCVEQLLTRYPGDLVRALTAADMEEARAEGRIASLMGAEGGHSINNSLATLRALHALGVRYMTLTHNDNIAWADSATDEPGVGGLSAFGREVVREMNRSGMLVDLSHVAATTMRAALDTSVAPVIFSHSSSRAVCDHPRNIPDDVLERLPANGGVAMATFVPKFVLQAAVDWTAAADENMRAHGFHHLDTTPDAMKVHAAFEESTPRPVATAATVADHLDHMREVAGIEHIGIGGDYDGTAFTPDGLDDVAGYPNLIAELLTRGWSKPDLAKLTWQNAVRVLGAAEDVARDEQSRRGPSNATLQQLDG, from the coding sequence ATGACGTCCCAGGACAGCGCCTCCCTCGCTGACGCCCGCGCCTTCCTCGCCGAGTTCCCGGTGGTCGACGGGCACAACGACCTGCCCTGGGCGCTACGCGAGAAGGCCGGTTACGACATCGACCGCCTCGACATCGCGGCCGACCAGACGGGCCATCTCCACACGGACATCGCCCGTCTGCGGGCGGGCGGGGTCGGTGCGCAGTTCTGGTCGGTGTACGTCCGCACGGACCTGACGGGCGACGCGGCGGTGAGCGCGACGCTCGAACAGGTCGACTGCGTCGAGCAGTTGCTGACGAGGTATCCCGGGGATCTGGTCCGCGCGCTGACGGCCGCGGACATGGAGGAGGCGCGGGCCGAGGGCCGCATCGCGTCCCTGATGGGGGCCGAGGGCGGCCACTCCATCAACAACTCCCTCGCCACGCTGCGGGCGTTGCACGCGCTCGGCGTCCGCTACATGACGCTGACGCACAACGACAACATCGCGTGGGCGGACTCGGCGACGGACGAGCCCGGGGTCGGGGGCCTGTCGGCCTTCGGCCGCGAGGTGGTCCGTGAGATGAACCGCAGCGGCATGCTCGTGGACCTCTCCCACGTGGCGGCGACGACGATGCGGGCGGCCCTGGACACCTCCGTGGCGCCGGTGATCTTCTCGCACTCGTCGTCGCGCGCGGTGTGCGACCACCCGCGCAACATCCCGGACGACGTCCTGGAGCGCCTGCCCGCCAACGGCGGCGTCGCGATGGCCACGTTCGTCCCGAAGTTCGTCCTCCAGGCGGCGGTCGACTGGACGGCGGCGGCCGACGAGAACATGCGTGCGCACGGCTTCCACCACCTGGACACGACGCCGGACGCGATGAAGGTCCACGCGGCCTTCGAGGAGTCGACCCCGCGCCCGGTCGCCACGGCGGCGACGGTCGCCGACCACCTCGACCACATGCGCGAGGTCGCGGGCATCGAGCACATCGGCATCGGCGGTGACTACGACGGCACGGCGTTCACCCCGGACGGTCTCGACGACGTCGCGGGCTACCCGAACCTGATCGCGGAGCTCCTGACCCGCGGCTGGTCGAAGCCGGACCTGGCCAAGCTGACGTGGCAGAACGCGGTCCGCGTGCTCGGCGCGGCGGAGGACGTGGCACGGGACGAGCAGTCCCGCCGCGGCCCGTCGAACGCGACGCTCCAGCAGCTGGACGGCTGA
- a CDS encoding acyl-CoA dehydrogenase family protein, giving the protein MAGSADFDLYRPSEEHDMLRDAIRSLSEAKIAPFAAAVDEEARFPQEALDALVASDLHAVHVPESFGGTGADALATVIVIEEVARVCASSSLIPAVNKLGSLPVILSGSEELKKKYMTPLAKGEGMFSYCLSEPDAGSDAAGMKTKAVRDGDFWVLNGVKRWITNAGVSEYYTVMAVTDPTKRSKGISAFVVEKSDEGVSFGAPEKKLGIKGSPTREVYFDNVRIPADRMIGEEGTGFATAMKTLDHTRITIAAQALGIAQGALDYAKGYVQERKQFGKPIGDFQGVQFMLADMAMKIEAARQLTYAAAAKSERGGADLTFQGAAAKCFASDVAMEVTTDAVQLLGGYGYTRDYPVERMMRDAKITQIYEGTNQVQRIVMARNLPQ; this is encoded by the coding sequence TTGGCCGGATCGGCTGATTTCGACCTGTACCGCCCGTCCGAGGAGCACGACATGCTCCGCGACGCGATCCGTTCGCTCTCCGAGGCGAAGATCGCGCCCTTCGCCGCGGCGGTGGACGAGGAAGCCCGCTTCCCGCAGGAGGCGCTCGACGCCCTCGTCGCCTCCGACCTGCACGCGGTGCACGTACCGGAGAGCTTCGGCGGCACCGGCGCCGACGCGCTCGCCACGGTCATCGTGATCGAGGAGGTGGCGCGCGTCTGCGCCTCGTCCTCGCTCATCCCGGCCGTGAACAAGCTGGGCTCGCTCCCCGTGATCCTCTCCGGGTCCGAGGAGCTGAAGAAGAAGTACATGACGCCGCTCGCCAAGGGCGAGGGCATGTTCTCGTACTGCCTCTCCGAGCCGGACGCCGGTTCGGACGCGGCGGGCATGAAGACCAAGGCCGTCCGTGACGGGGACTTCTGGGTCCTGAACGGCGTGAAGCGCTGGATCACGAACGCGGGCGTCTCCGAGTACTACACGGTGATGGCCGTGACGGACCCGACCAAGCGCTCGAAGGGCATCTCCGCCTTCGTCGTCGAGAAGTCGGACGAGGGCGTCTCCTTCGGCGCCCCGGAGAAGAAGCTCGGCATCAAGGGTTCGCCGACCCGCGAGGTCTACTTCGACAACGTCCGCATCCCCGCCGACCGCATGATCGGCGAGGAGGGCACAGGCTTCGCCACGGCGATGAAGACCCTGGACCACACCCGCATCACCATCGCGGCCCAGGCGCTCGGCATCGCGCAGGGCGCGCTCGACTACGCCAAGGGGTACGTCCAGGAGCGCAAGCAGTTCGGGAAGCCGATCGGCGACTTCCAGGGCGTGCAGTTCATGCTCGCGGACATGGCGATGAAGATCGAGGCCGCGCGTCAGCTGACGTACGCCGCCGCGGCCAAGTCGGAGCGCGGCGGCGCGGACCTCACCTTCCAGGGCGCCGCCGCCAAGTGCTTCGCCTCGGACGTCGCGATGGAGGTCACCACGGACGCCGTCCAGCTGCTCGGCGGCTACGGCTACACCCGTGACTACCCCGTCGAGCGGATGATGCGGGACGCGAAGATCACGCAGATCTACGAGGGCACGAACCAGGTCCAGCGCATCGTGATGGCCCGCAACCTGCCCCAGTAG